The proteins below come from a single Prochlorococcus marinus str. MIT 9215 genomic window:
- the rplV gene encoding 50S ribosomal protein L22, with protein sequence MTKTSETTKIAIAHGNYIRGSASKVRRVLDQIRGRSYRDALIMLEFMPYRSTDPITKVLRSAVANAEHNLGMDPSTLIISSAWANSGPVMKRYRPRAQGRAFSIKKQTCHISISVESAPNKTNAEVQN encoded by the coding sequence ATGACAAAAACATCTGAAACAACAAAAATAGCAATTGCTCATGGAAACTATATTCGTGGGTCAGCTTCTAAAGTAAGAAGAGTTTTAGATCAAATTAGGGGTCGGTCTTATAGAGATGCACTGATCATGTTGGAATTTATGCCTTATAGATCTACAGATCCTATTACTAAGGTTCTAAGATCGGCTGTTGCTAATGCTGAGCATAATCTTGGAATGGATCCGTCTACCTTAATTATTTCATCTGCATGGGCTAATAGCGGTCCTGTAATGAAAAGGTATAGGCCTAGAGCTCAAGGTAGAGCTTTCTCTATAAAAAAACAGACTTGTCATATTAGCATTTCTGTTGAATCTGCTCCTAATAAAACTAATGCGGAGGTACAAAACTAA
- the rpsS gene encoding 30S ribosomal protein S19, protein MGRSLKKGPFIADSLLKKVEKQNTDNDKSVIKTWSRSSTILPVMIGHTIAVHNGKTHIPVFITEQMIGHKLGEFAPTRTYRGHIRDKKGAKS, encoded by the coding sequence ATGGGACGTTCACTAAAAAAAGGACCTTTTATAGCAGATAGCCTGCTCAAGAAGGTAGAAAAACAAAATACTGATAATGACAAGTCTGTTATCAAAACTTGGTCGAGATCTTCTACGATTTTACCTGTAATGATCGGTCACACAATCGCGGTACATAATGGTAAGACTCATATTCCAGTATTTATTACTGAACAAATGATTGGTCATAAACTCGGTGAGTTCGCTCCTACACGAACATACCGTGGGCACATAAGAGATAAGAAGGGAGCAAAATCATGA
- the rplB gene encoding 50S ribosomal protein L2 has translation MAIRKFKPYTPGTRQRVVTDFSEITSAKPERSLIVPKHRVKGRNNRGVITCRHRGGGHKRQYRLVDFRRDKRNINAKVAAIHYDPHRNARLALLFYEDGEKRYIIAPAGVKVGQNVISGESVPIEDGNAMPLSVMPLGSSVHCVELYAGRGAQMVRSAGASAQVMAKEGDYVALKLPSTEVRLVRKECYATLGEVGNSEIRNTSLGKAGRRRWLGRRPQVRGSVMNPCDHPHGGGEGKAPIGRAGPVTPWGKPALGLKTRKKNKPSNKLVVRRRRRISKRSRGGRDS, from the coding sequence ATGGCAATCCGTAAATTTAAACCTTATACACCTGGCACTAGGCAGAGAGTAGTTACTGACTTTAGTGAAATAACAAGTGCAAAACCCGAAAGATCACTAATAGTTCCAAAACATAGAGTTAAAGGCAGGAATAATCGTGGAGTTATTACTTGTCGTCATCGTGGAGGTGGTCACAAAAGGCAATATAGATTAGTCGACTTTAGAAGAGATAAAAGAAATATTAACGCTAAAGTTGCAGCTATTCATTACGATCCTCATAGAAATGCAAGGCTAGCACTTTTGTTCTACGAAGATGGGGAGAAAAGATATATTATTGCTCCAGCTGGAGTAAAAGTCGGGCAAAATGTCATATCTGGAGAAAGTGTTCCAATTGAAGATGGAAATGCAATGCCACTTTCTGTTATGCCATTAGGATCTAGTGTTCATTGTGTTGAGTTATATGCAGGTAGAGGTGCTCAGATGGTTAGATCCGCAGGAGCTAGTGCCCAAGTTATGGCAAAGGAGGGTGATTATGTTGCTTTAAAACTCCCATCTACCGAGGTAAGACTTGTAAGAAAAGAATGCTATGCAACTCTTGGAGAAGTTGGTAATTCTGAAATAAGAAATACTAGCTTAGGTAAAGCGGGAAGAAGAAGATGGCTGGGAAGAAGGCCACAAGTAAGAGGTAGTGTAATGAACCCATGTGATCATCCACATGGAGGGGGAGAGGGAAAAGCCCCAATTGGTAGAGCCGGTCCAGTTACTCCATGGGGTAAACCAGCTCTTGGATTAAAGACACGTAAAAAGAACAAACCAAGCAATAAATTAGTAGTTCGAAGACGTCGTCGCATTTCTAAGAGGAGTAGAGGAGGAAGAGACTCTTGA
- a CDS encoding 50S ribosomal protein L23 — translation MTKLFDSRLADVIRKPVITEKATNALDLNQYTFEVDHRAAKPEIKAAIEALFSVKVIGVNTMNPPRRTRRVGKFSGKRSQVKKAIVRLAEGDKIQLFPES, via the coding sequence ATGACTAAATTATTCGATTCTCGATTAGCCGATGTAATACGAAAGCCAGTTATTACTGAGAAAGCTACAAACGCACTAGATCTTAACCAATATACTTTTGAAGTAGATCATAGAGCGGCAAAGCCGGAAATAAAGGCTGCTATTGAAGCCTTATTCAGTGTTAAAGTCATAGGAGTTAACACTATGAATCCTCCTAGGAGAACGAGAAGAGTCGGGAAATTTTCCGGTAAACGTTCTCAGGTCAAGAAGGCAATTGTACGTCTTGCCGAGGGAGATAAAATCCAACTATTTCCAGAATCTTAA
- the rplD gene encoding 50S ribosomal protein L4, translated as MTTLETLKWDGKKSGKVTLDLTVAKETSSADLIHRAVLRQLANKRQGTASTLTRSEVRGGGRKPYKQKGTGRARQGSIRTPLRPGGGIIFGPKPRSYNLDMNRKERRLALRTALMSRVSDMKAVEDFGSTLKQPKTSDIINGLARLGIQKNEKVLVILDSPSDVIKKSINNIEKVKLIAADQLNVFDILNANKLLIGQSAIDKIQEVYAS; from the coding sequence ATGACAACACTTGAAACTCTTAAGTGGGATGGTAAAAAATCTGGCAAAGTTACTCTTGATTTAACAGTAGCTAAAGAAACTTCTTCTGCAGACTTAATCCATAGAGCAGTCCTTAGGCAGCTAGCAAATAAAAGACAAGGGACAGCATCAACTTTGACAAGATCTGAAGTGCGTGGAGGCGGTAGAAAGCCATATAAACAGAAAGGTACTGGAAGAGCTCGTCAAGGATCAATAAGGACACCTTTAAGACCTGGTGGTGGAATTATTTTTGGACCGAAGCCACGTTCTTATAATCTAGATATGAATCGTAAGGAACGTAGATTGGCTCTGAGGACAGCACTGATGTCCAGAGTATCTGATATGAAGGCTGTAGAAGATTTTGGATCTACTCTAAAGCAGCCTAAAACAAGTGACATCATCAATGGCCTTGCTCGATTAGGTATACAAAAAAATGAAAAAGTTTTGGTTATTCTTGATAGTCCATCCGATGTTATAAAAAAATCCATTAATAATATTGAAAAAGTAAAGTTAATCGCCGCCGATCAACTTAATGTATTTGATATTCTCAATGCGAATAAATTATTAATCGGTCAATCAGCGATAGATAAAATTCAGGAGGTTTATGCATCATGA